The genomic window TGACCGACAACCGCAACCGCACCGCTTCCGACGTCCGGGCGGCGTTCACCAAGGTCGGGGGAACGCTGGCGGACCCGGGCTCGGTCGCCTACCTCTTCAGCCGCCGCGGCCAGGTCGTCGTCGAGGCGAACGGGGCGGACGAGGACGCCATCCTCGAGGCGGGACTTGACGCAGGTCTGTCGGACGTCGACGACAACGGTGGATCGCTGGTCGCGTGGTGCGACGCGACCGACGTCCGTGGGCTCCGGAAGGCGCTGGAGGAAGCGGGCTTCAGGATCCTCGAGGCCGGCTCGACCATGGTCCCGGCTACCAACGTCCCCGTGACCGATCCCGCCGACGCCAAGAGGGTCATCCGGCTGCTCGACCTGCTCGACGAGAGCGACGACGTGCAGGACGTCTACGCCAACTTCGACATCACCGATGACCTCCTCGAGGCCGCCACCGCCCCGTGACCGCTGCATGCGGGGTCGCTCACCGGTGTCGTGCTAGCACTCAGGTGAGGCACATCCTCCAGGCAGGGTGCGGGAGGTGCTCGGCGCGGTCGCGCCCCGCTGTTAGCCTCTGAACACCTGTTCGGACGGAGAGCCGTGGGGCGGAGGAGGTAGGTCGTGTCGCTGCGCGTGCTCGGCGTCGACCCTGGACTTACCCGGTGCGGGATCGCGGTGGTCGAGGGACCGCCCGCGTCGCCTCGTGCCATCACCGCAGAGGTCCTCCGCACACCAGCCAGCCAGGCCCTCGAGCAGCGGTTGCAGCATGTGCACGTGGCGGTCGCACGGGCGATCGCCGAGCACCATCCCGACGTGGTTGCCTGCGAGCGCGTGCTCTTCTCCCGCAACGTCCGCACCGCGATGGCGACCGGCCAGGCCGCCGGGGTCGCGCTACTGGCCGCGGCCGAGGCCGGCGTGCCGGTCGTGCACTACTCGCCCAACGACGTGAAGCTGTCGGTGGCCGGGTACGGCGACGCCGACAAGGACGGTGTCGCCAAGATGGTCCGCGCCCAGCTCGGGCTCGACGAGACCCCGTCGCCCGCGGACCTCGCGGATGCGTACGCGGTGGCGCTCACGCACCTGCTGCGCGCTCGCGGTATCGCGGCGGCCTCCGCCCCGGCGGGGCGCGCGAAGGGCTGGGAGTCGGTGCTCCAGCGCCCCCACCTCCGCATCGCCGGCGGCACGGCGCCGGGGTCCACCGCGCCGCCGACGGGAGGTGCGGCGTGATCGCGATGCTCCGCGGCCGGGTGGCCGACCGATCCGCGACCTCCGTCGTCGTCGACGTGCAGGGGATCGGCTACCTGGTCCACCTCACCGACGCGTCGCGCATCCCGCCTCGCGGCGAGCCCGTCGAGCTGTACACGTCGCTGCAGGTCCGCGAGGACGCCATGACGCTGTACGGCTTCGCTGACCGCGAGGCGCGCGACCTGTTCGAGGTGCTCCTGTCCGCCTCGGGCGTGGGCCCCAAGCTCGCGCTCGCCGCGCTGGCGACGCATCCGGCCGACGCGCTGCGCCGCGCGGTCGCGGACGGGGACGTCGACGTCCTGACGCTCATCCCCGGCATCGGACGCAAGTCGGCACAGAAGCTGGTCCTCGAGCTACGCGACAAGCTCGGCGGCGACGCCACAGCCGAGCTGCCCGGCGCTGACGTCGCACCCACCGCTGTGGGCGAGGTCCGCGAGGCCCTCCAGTCGCTCGGGTACGCCCCCGCCGAGATCCACGCCGCCGTCGCCGGTCTGGACGCCGAGGGCGACCCCGCCGAGCTGCTGCGCCAGGCGCTGCGGACGGTCGGGGGAACCGGGATCGGCGTGGCGTCGTGAGCCCCACCGACGACCGCAACCCGGTCGTGTCGCCGGCGCCTCTCGCCGGCGAGGACGACATCGAGGTGTCGCTGCGCCCGCGGAAGCTGGACGAGTTCGTCGGTCAGCAACGGGTGCGGCGCCAGCTCGAGCTGATCCTGGCGGGTGCGCTCGGACGCGGTCAGGCGGCCGACCACCTGCTGCTGTCGGGCGCACCCGGGTTGGGCAAGACGACGCTTGCCGCGATCGTGGCCGCTGAACTCGGCGCGTCGCTGCGCGCGACCTCCGGGCCCG from Actinomycetota bacterium includes these protein-coding regions:
- a CDS encoding YebC/PmpR family DNA-binding transcriptional regulator; translation: TDNRNRTASDVRAAFTKVGGTLADPGSVAYLFSRRGQVVVEANGADEDAILEAGLDAGLSDVDDNGGSLVAWCDATDVRGLRKALEEAGFRILEAGSTMVPATNVPVTDPADAKRVIRLLDLLDESDDVQDVYANFDITDDLLEAATAP
- the ruvC gene encoding crossover junction endodeoxyribonuclease RuvC, which translates into the protein MSLRVLGVDPGLTRCGIAVVEGPPASPRAITAEVLRTPASQALEQRLQHVHVAVARAIAEHHPDVVACERVLFSRNVRTAMATGQAAGVALLAAAEAGVPVVHYSPNDVKLSVAGYGDADKDGVAKMVRAQLGLDETPSPADLADAYAVALTHLLRARGIAAASAPAGRAKGWESVLQRPHLRIAGGTAPGSTAPPTGGAA
- the ruvA gene encoding Holliday junction branch migration protein RuvA, yielding MLRGRVADRSATSVVVDVQGIGYLVHLTDASRIPPRGEPVELYTSLQVREDAMTLYGFADREARDLFEVLLSASGVGPKLALAALATHPADALRRAVADGDVDVLTLIPGIGRKSAQKLVLELRDKLGGDATAELPGADVAPTAVGEVREALQSLGYAPAEIHAAVAGLDAEGDPAELLRQALRTVGGTGIGVAS